From Abyssibius alkaniclasticus:
GGCGGCAATGCGCTGATCGCGACAAGCCTGTATATCGTGCAGCGCACCTCGGCGGCGCGGCTTTGGGGCGGCAACCTCGCCTGGTTTGTGTTCTGGGGCTATCAGCTGTTCATCGTGCTGGCGGCCACCGGCTATTTGATGGGCGCAACCCAGGGCAAGGAATATGCCGAACCCGAATGGTATGTGGATATCTGGCTGACAATTGTGTGGGTCGCCTATCTGGCGGTGTTTCTGGGCACGATCGTGAAGCGCCGCGAGCCGCATATTTATGTGGCCAACTGGTTCTTCCTGGGCTTCATCGTCACGATCGCGATGCTGCATATCGTCAACAACCTGGCGGTGCCGGTCTCGCTGCTCGGCTCCAAATCGGTAACGCTGTTTGCCGGGGTGCAGGATGCGCTGACCCAGTGGTGGTATGGCCATAACGCGGTTGGCTTTCTGCTGACGGCGGGCTTTCTGGGGATGATGTATTACTTCGTGCCCAAACAGGCCGAACGCCCCGTCTACAGCTACAAACTGTCGATCATCCATTTCTGGGCGCTGATCTTCCTTTATATCTGGGCCGGCCCGCACCATTTGCTGTATACCGCCCTGCCGGACTGGGCGCAGACGCTGGGTATGGTGTTTTCCATCATGCTGTGGATGCCAAGCTGGGGTGGCATGATCAACGGGCTGATGACGCTTTCCGGCGCCTGGGACAAGCTGCGCACCGACCCTGTCTTGCGGATCATGGTGATCTCGCTCGGGTTCTACGGCATGTCGACATTTGAAGGCCCGATGATGAGCATCAAGGCCGTCAACTCGCTCAGCCATTATACCGACTGGACCATCGGCCATGTGCATTCCGGCGCGCTTGGCTGGAACGGGATGATCACATTCGGCGCGCTCTATTTCATGGTGCCGCGCCTGTGGAACCGCGTGGGGCTGTATTCGCTGCGCATGGTGAACTGGCACTTCTGGCTCGCGACACTCGGCATCATCCTTTACGCCGCCTCGATGTGGGTGAGCGGCATCATGGAAGGCCTGATGTGGCGCGAAGTCGATGCGCAGGGCTTTCTTGTGAACAGCTTTGTCGACACGGTCCAAGCGAAATGGCCGATGCTGGTGCTGCGCGGAATTGGCGGCACGTTCTACCTGGCCGGCGCCGTCATCATGTGCGTGAACCTTTGGAAAACAGTAACAGCGCAACCGGCAAAGAATGCCCCGGTTGCCGTGCCGGCAGAATAGGAGCAGAACCGTGGGTTTCTTGAATAAACACAAGGCCATCGAGCGCAATGCCTCGCTGCTGTTCGGGCTGAGTTTCGTTGTGGTCGCCATAGGCGGGATTGTGGAGATTGCACCGCTTTTCTACCTGGAAAACACCATTGAAAAGGTTGAGGGCGTGCGCCCCTATACCCCGCTGGAACTGACCGGGCGCAGCATCTATCTGCGCGAGGGCTGCTATAACTGCCACAGCCAGATGATCCGCCCGCTGCGCGACGAGGTGGAACGCTATGGCCCCTATTCGCTGGCCGCGGAATCGATGTATGACCATCCGTTCCAATGGGGCTCCAAGCGCACGGGGCCAGATCTTGCACGGGTGGGCGGGCGCTATTCCGATGAATGGCAAGCGGCACATTTGCGCGACCCGCGCGCGCAGGTCGAAGGCTCGATCATGCCAAGCTATACATGGCTGGATGATGCGGTGCTGGAGCCTGCCGATGTAACCCGGCTTGTGGTGGCCAATGCCCGCGTGGGCGTGCCCTATACCGAAGAAATGATCGCGATGGCCGCGCAGGATTTTGTAACCCAGCACGACCCGTTCGGCGATATTGACGGGCTGCAATCCCGCTACCCCGGTGCCGTGGCGCGCAACTTTGATGCTGCGCCCGAAATCACCGAAATGGATGCGCTGATTGCCTATTTGCAAGTGCTTGGCACGATGGTCGATTTTTCGACCTTCGAGCCCGATGCAAGCCGCTAGGAGGGGGCCGCGATGTATAATTTTCTAAGAGAGATGGCCGATAGCTGGGGGCTGTTGTTCATGTTCGTCGTGTTTGTGGCGGTGGTCATCTATGCCTTTCGCCCCGGCAGCCGCGATATGCATGATGACATTGCCAATATTCCGCTGCGCAATGACGAGATCGGAGAGGATTGATGGCCAGAAAACCAGAGAAAAAGCCGGATGTCGGCACAACCGGCCATGAATGGGACGGGATTGAAGAGCTGAACAATCCGCTGCCGCGCTGGTGGCTGTGGAGCTTTTATGCCACGATTGTCTGGGCGCTTCTGTATACGGTGGCCTATCCGGCCTGGCCGCTGATCAGCGGGGCAACGCCGGGGGTGCTGGGCTATTCCAGCCGCGCCGAACTGGCCGCCGATATTGCCGCTTTTGATGCTGAAAACGCGCCGCTGGAAGCACGGCTCGTATCGCTTGAGCTTGACCAGATTGCCGATGACCCCGAGGTGGGTAATTTTGCCCGCGCCGGTGGTGCTGCGGTGTTTCGCACGGTTTGCGCGCAATGCCACGGGGCCGGGGCGGGCGGTGCGCCGGGCTTTCCGAACCTTCTGGATGATGACTGGCTGTGGGGCGGCGATTTGAACGCCATCTACACCACGATCAAGAATGGCATTCGCGATGAGGCTGACCCCGATGCGCGCTTTTCGCAAATGCCCGCCTTTGGCGAGTTTCTGACCCGCGATGAAATTCGCGCGCTGACCCAGCATGTGCTGAATATTTCGGGGCAGGAAAATGATTCCACGCTGGCGGCCACGGGGGCCGAGCTGTTTGCCGATAATTGTGCAAGCTGTCATGGCAGTGCCGGAACGGGCGATCGCGAACAGGGCGCGCCGAACCTGACCGATGCGATCTGGCTTTGGGGCAATACGCCCGAGGCCATTGCCACGACAATTACCAATGCCCGTTTCGGGGTGATGCCAAGCTGGCAGAGCCGTTTGACCGAAGCGCAGATCCGGCAGGTGGCGGTGTTCGTGCATCAGCAAGGCGGCGGCGAGTAGTTCCCCTGCATGGCCAATGCCCTCGCATGGCCGTGCCGACTCTCTGGCCGGGGGAACCTGGCCAGAGCTTTTACATCGTCGCCATTGGCAAGCTGGCCCGGGCGATGAACAAGGCAGGATAAACCGTGAGCCAGATCGAAACACCGGAACCGCAGCTTTATGCCAAGCGCGAACCGATCTTCCCCAGGCGGGTGAAGGGGCGGTTTCGCAACCTGAAATGGTGGATCATGGGCGTGACGCTGGCGATCTATTACATCACGCCCTGGCTGCGCTGGGACCGGGGGCCGAACCTGCCCGACCAGGCGGTGCTGGTCGATCTGGCCAACCGGCGGTTTTTCATGTTCTGGATCGAGATCTGGCCACAGGAGTTTTATTTTGTGGCGGGCCTGCTGATCATGGCCGGGCTGGGCCTGTTCCTGTTCACCTCGGCGCTGGGCCGCGTGTGGTGCGGCTATGCCTGCCCGCAAACCGTATGGACCGACCTGTTCATTCTGGTGGAACGCTGGATCGAGGGCGACCGCAACGCCCGCGTGCGCCTGTGGAATGACCGCTGGAGCCTGCGCAAATGGCGGCTGAGGCTGTTCAAATGGGCGGTGTGGCTGCTTATCGCCGTGGCCACTGGCGGGGCCTGGGTGTTCTATTTTGCCGATGCGCCAACCCTGCTGGCCGATATGCTGGCCGGACAGGCGGCATTGGTGGCCTATATCTCGGTGGCGGTGCTGACCGCGACGACCTTCTTTTTTGGCGGGTTCTTCCGCGAGCAGATTTGCATCTACGCCTGCCCCTGGCCACGGATTCAGGCCGCGATGATGGATGAGGACACGCTGACCGTTGCCTACCGCGACTGGCGGGGCGAGCCGCGGGGCAAGCTGCGCACGATTGACAACGCGGATCAGGGCGATTGCATCGACTGTATGGCCTGCGTGAATGTCTGCCCGATGGGCATTGATATTCGCAACGGCCAGCAAATGGAATGTATCACATGCGCCTTGTGCATAGATGCCTGCGACGAGGTGATGGACCGGATCGACAAGCCGCGCGGGCTGATCGGCTATCTGGCCGCCACCGACGAGGCGGCCGAACGGGCCGGCACGCCGCCGCGCAAGGTCTGGAAGCATATTTTCCGCCCGCGCACGGTGGCTTACACATTGATCTGGGGGGCCATCGGGCTGGGGCTGCTGGTGGCGCTGTTCATCCGGTCGGATATCGATGTATCGGTTGCGCAAATCCGCAACCCGGTTTCGGTGGTGCTGTCTGATGGCGCGGTGCGCAATGCCTATGATGTGCGGCTGAAAAACATGCAGGGCGAAGCGCGGACCTTCCGCATTTCGATTGATACCGATGACGTGCTGCGCCTGTCGATTGAAGGCAGCGAGGGGCTGAGCGTGGTGGTGCCGCCCGACAGCACCTATAACCAGCGGATGTATATTACCGCGCGCCCGCAAGATGCAGCGGCCAGCACCGCGCGCACTGCGCTGCGGCTTTGGGTGGAAGATGTGCAAAGCGGCGATCGGGCCTATGCCGATTCGGCCTTCAACGGGAGAGTGCAATGAAGCTGGAACCAGGCAAGGGCAAGCCGTTGACCGGCCGCAAGGTGCTGGCGATTACCCTGTCATTCTTTGCGGTGATCATCGGGGTGAACATCTTTCTGGCGGTGTCGGCGGTGCGCACATTTCCGGGGCTTGAAGTGGCGAATTCCTATGTGGCCAGTCAGGAGTTCAACACCCGCGCCCGTGCGCAGCGTGCGCTGGGCTGGGATGTGTCGGTTGCGCTGGCCCCGGGCGGCGTGCGGCTGATCATTCGCGATGCGCGCGGCGCGCTTGTCGCGCCGGCCAGTATTTCCGTGCGCATTGGCCACCCCACGAATGCCGCCAGCGACCAGCAGCTTGCCTTTGCCTTTGATGGCGACGGGCTGTTCGCGCCCGTGCTGCTGGCCCGCGGCCCCTGGCGGCTGTTTGTCAACGCCACGGCCGCCGATGGCACCGAATATTCCAGCCGTCTGGCACTTGTGGTGCGCTGATGGGGCGTGCTGCACCCGCTGTTTGCCCCGCCTGCCTGCCGCTGCCCGACTGGGCGCGCGCGGTGGGCGACAGCGCAGGGGTTGAAGCCCCGCTGCGCCGCTATGAATTTGCCCTGCCGCAAGTGCATTGCGCGGCCTGCATGACCACGGTTGAAGACGGGCTGATGGGCCTTGACGGTGTGGCCGCCGCCCGTGTGAACCTGACCTTGAAGCGCGTGACGCTGACAGCGGTCGATGTGCCGGGGATGGAGGATATGGCCATTCAGCGGCTTGCCGCCATCGGCTATGGCGCGCAGCCGCTTGACAGCGCGACACTGGCCGCCACGCGGCAGGATGCCGAGGGACGCGATTTGCTGGCGCGCATTGCCGTGGCCGGGTTTGCGGCCATGAATGTGATGCTGCTGAGCGTGTCGGTCTGGTCGGGGGCCACGGATACCACGCGCGATCTGCTGCATTGGGTATCGGCGCTGATTGCGGTGCCGGCGGTCATGTTTGCCGGCGTGCCCTTTTTCAGACATGCCATTTCCGCGCTGCGGGTCGGGCGGCTGAATATGGATGTGCCGATCTCGCTGGCTATGGTTCTGGCGCTGGCGGTTTCACTGTCTGAAACCATCGAAGGCGGCGAGGCGGCCTGGTTTGACGCGGCACTGACGCTGGCGTTCTTCCTGCTGATCGGCCGCTATCTCGACCACCGGACCCGCGCGGCCGCACGTTCGGCGGCGGCGGAACTGGCCGCATTGGAAGTGCCGATGGCGCGGCGCATCACACCAAGCGGCGCCAGCGAAACCGTGCCGCTTGATGCCGTGCGCCAGGGCGATATTCTGACCGTGGCCCCCGGTGCGCGCGTGCCGGTGGACGGGCGGGTGACAAAGGGGCATTCAGAGCTTGATACCGCCTTGCTGACCGGCGAAACCCTGCCCGTGGCCATTGGCCCCGGCGATGAGGCGCGGGCCGGCACGCTGAACCTTTCGGGTGCTTTGCAGATTGAAGCCACAGGCGTTGGCGAGGAAACGCTGCTCAAGCAGATCATGCGGCTGGTGGAAACGGCGGAAACCGCGCGCAACCGCTATACATCGCTTGCCGAACGCGCGGCGCGGATTTATGCGCCGCTGGTGCATCTGCTTGCGCTATGCGCCTTCATCGTCTGGGGGTTGGCCACGGGCGATTGGCGGCTGGCGGTGAATATTGCCGCCGCCGTGCTGATCATCACCTGCCCCTGCGCGCTGGGGCTGGCCGTGCCGGCTGTGTTGGCCGCAGCTTCGGGGCGGCTGTTCCGGGCCGGGGTTTTGCTGAAAGACGGGGTGGCGCTGGAACGTCTGGCCGAGGTCGACACCGTGGTGTTTGACAAGACCGGCACGCTGACGCGGGGCGATTTGCGCCTGTCCAATGCCGAAAGCCTGCAGGGCGATGCCCGCGCCGTGGCCCGCGCGCTGGCCAATGCCAGCCAGCACCCGCTGGCGCGTGCAATGGCGGCGGCCCTGGATGGGCCGATT
This genomic window contains:
- the ccoP gene encoding cytochrome-c oxidase, cbb3-type subunit III gives rise to the protein MARKPEKKPDVGTTGHEWDGIEELNNPLPRWWLWSFYATIVWALLYTVAYPAWPLISGATPGVLGYSSRAELAADIAAFDAENAPLEARLVSLELDQIADDPEVGNFARAGGAAVFRTVCAQCHGAGAGGAPGFPNLLDDDWLWGGDLNAIYTTIKNGIRDEADPDARFSQMPAFGEFLTRDEIRALTQHVLNISGQENDSTLAATGAELFADNCASCHGSAGTGDREQGAPNLTDAIWLWGNTPEAIATTITNARFGVMPSWQSRLTEAQIRQVAVFVHQQGGGE
- the ccoN gene encoding cytochrome-c oxidase, cbb3-type subunit I; this encodes MLRIFQAIVLGFIALFAAIAANFGLDLAYRVHAVIVMLAAGFAAMMVIRAMGEPARPRPTGYMDDVIRAGVIATAFWGIAGFAVGVFIAFQLAFPDLNLGLSYTSFGRLRPLHTSAVIFAFGGNALIATSLYIVQRTSAARLWGGNLAWFVFWGYQLFIVLAATGYLMGATQGKEYAEPEWYVDIWLTIVWVAYLAVFLGTIVKRREPHIYVANWFFLGFIVTIAMLHIVNNLAVPVSLLGSKSVTLFAGVQDALTQWWYGHNAVGFLLTAGFLGMMYYFVPKQAERPVYSYKLSIIHFWALIFLYIWAGPHHLLYTALPDWAQTLGMVFSIMLWMPSWGGMINGLMTLSGAWDKLRTDPVLRIMVISLGFYGMSTFEGPMMSIKAVNSLSHYTDWTIGHVHSGALGWNGMITFGALYFMVPRLWNRVGLYSLRMVNWHFWLATLGIILYAASMWVSGIMEGLMWREVDAQGFLVNSFVDTVQAKWPMLVLRGIGGTFYLAGAVIMCVNLWKTVTAQPAKNAPVAVPAE
- a CDS encoding FixH family protein, which produces MKLEPGKGKPLTGRKVLAITLSFFAVIIGVNIFLAVSAVRTFPGLEVANSYVASQEFNTRARAQRALGWDVSVALAPGGVRLIIRDARGALVAPASISVRIGHPTNAASDQQLAFAFDGDGLFAPVLLARGPWRLFVNATAADGTEYSSRLALVVR
- the ccoO gene encoding cytochrome-c oxidase, cbb3-type subunit II, whose protein sequence is MGFLNKHKAIERNASLLFGLSFVVVAIGGIVEIAPLFYLENTIEKVEGVRPYTPLELTGRSIYLREGCYNCHSQMIRPLRDEVERYGPYSLAAESMYDHPFQWGSKRTGPDLARVGGRYSDEWQAAHLRDPRAQVEGSIMPSYTWLDDAVLEPADVTRLVVANARVGVPYTEEMIAMAAQDFVTQHDPFGDIDGLQSRYPGAVARNFDAAPEITEMDALIAYLQVLGTMVDFSTFEPDASR
- the ccoG gene encoding cytochrome c oxidase accessory protein CcoG codes for the protein MSQIETPEPQLYAKREPIFPRRVKGRFRNLKWWIMGVTLAIYYITPWLRWDRGPNLPDQAVLVDLANRRFFMFWIEIWPQEFYFVAGLLIMAGLGLFLFTSALGRVWCGYACPQTVWTDLFILVERWIEGDRNARVRLWNDRWSLRKWRLRLFKWAVWLLIAVATGGAWVFYFADAPTLLADMLAGQAALVAYISVAVLTATTFFFGGFFREQICIYACPWPRIQAAMMDEDTLTVAYRDWRGEPRGKLRTIDNADQGDCIDCMACVNVCPMGIDIRNGQQMECITCALCIDACDEVMDRIDKPRGLIGYLAATDEAAERAGTPPRKVWKHIFRPRTVAYTLIWGAIGLGLLVALFIRSDIDVSVAQIRNPVSVVLSDGAVRNAYDVRLKNMQGEARTFRISIDTDDVLRLSIEGSEGLSVVVPPDSTYNQRMYITARPQDAAASTARTALRLWVEDVQSGDRAYADSAFNGRVQ
- a CDS encoding heavy metal translocating P-type ATPase produces the protein MGRAAPAVCPACLPLPDWARAVGDSAGVEAPLRRYEFALPQVHCAACMTTVEDGLMGLDGVAAARVNLTLKRVTLTAVDVPGMEDMAIQRLAAIGYGAQPLDSATLAATRQDAEGRDLLARIAVAGFAAMNVMLLSVSVWSGATDTTRDLLHWVSALIAVPAVMFAGVPFFRHAISALRVGRLNMDVPISLAMVLALAVSLSETIEGGEAAWFDAALTLAFFLLIGRYLDHRTRAAARSAAAELAALEVPMARRITPSGASETVPLDAVRQGDILTVAPGARVPVDGRVTKGHSELDTALLTGETLPVAIGPGDEARAGTLNLSGALQIEATGVGEETLLKQIMRLVETAETARNRYTSLAERAARIYAPLVHLLALCAFIVWGLATGDWRLAVNIAAAVLIITCPCALGLAVPAVLAAASGRLFRAGVLLKDGVALERLAEVDTVVFDKTGTLTRGDLRLSNAESLQGDARAVARALANASQHPLARAMAAALDGPIADVDDIAERPGFGVEGVWQGRRVALGRAQWLGVREAQTNTASWLAIGDAAPVAVTFEDQPRDEAAALIATLAARGLDLHLLSGDGAAPVAQLAAAVGLSRWQAGATPAEKVAYLADLAAKGRRVLMVGDGLNDTAALAAAHVSISPASAADASRTSADMIIIGNDLRQIALAHEIACVSKRRILQNFGIAAGYNLISVPLALAGLATPLMAALAMSSSSIVVSLNAMRLGWRK
- a CDS encoding cbb3-type cytochrome c oxidase subunit 3, whose protein sequence is MYNFLREMADSWGLLFMFVVFVAVVIYAFRPGSRDMHDDIANIPLRNDEIGED